The Chaetodon auriga isolate fChaAug3 chromosome 2, fChaAug3.hap1, whole genome shotgun sequence genome segment GGGTTGGTACTCTCTGGTAATCCGTTTTTTTAATCCTGTTCTCTGAACGCAAATTAAATAGCCTTCCTCGGAGGgactgtcctccactctgctctcATGTATTTATTCAGGGGAGTGTAACCTTGTAGTCAGAACATTTTGAGAGGTGTAATATTTATGTCCAGTCCATTGTTGCACTACAGACCTGAATGTCCAATCCAAAGCTTAGTATGGTGTGTGCACCAAAGCATTAAAGTCTCCCTGAAAATAAGTTTGATTAAAACCAGTGCAAGGAATTGCTTTTCGGACTTACAAAGACCCCACAATCCAGAAACTAATTAAACCCTGGGTGTCATTAACTTGGATACACACAGAGCAGGGCCTGGCGCTCTATGAGTCCAACACCAAATTCTTATTCAATCTGTGAATTGGCAGTTTTTGTGACAGTATGTGTGGGTTTTAGCTCATATGGGTCATGCTGGCAGAATATGCAGTCTGACAGTGGGGAACAGGCTGCTTCTCTGCTACAGCCTCTAGATTTGCACTTATGAAATACCTCCATGGAGCAATGGACTCGCTCCGAGTAATGTGGCTCCATTCATCAGGTTGACTGTAGTGAAGTCAAATGCTGCATGCTTGGGGGAGAATGGTCAGCAGTTCACAGATTAAATAATGTTTGATGATACTGTAAATTATCACGCAGGGGTGACACCAGAGATGTGAGCGTGCCTATCCAAAATTGTGCTGAACAACTAGAAATCATGAGATCATCAACTGTGGCTATCGTTAATGTTACAGGAAGATTCTGGAATTTGTTCTGGTCTTAATCTCGTAGTTATGGCTGTTTTGACAATGAGTGAAAATAATTTGCGTCTGCCATGTCTGTTGTAGAGATTCAGGAAAACATCGAGTCAAACTCAAGTCTCCTAAGCTTACCGAACAAACTTACACGAgttgtttcaaatgtttgtctgaattgaaacaaaagtaaacacagaaattagctgcatttttgtatttaatttcGTTACCCTTAAGTAGATCCCTGTGTGGTTAGCTACAATCACTAATCCAAATCTAGGTTTTACTGAAATATCCCTGTAGTTTGTATTTGCATTGTTATTTGAAATATAACATCAGAACAAATCCACTTCATATGCCTCATGCAAGCGTGCATGTTTATGTATTCAGTACATTTTCCTGAATTTCCTTTAATCTGCCATGGGACTCAGTGAAAAACATACCTTGTTGGCCCAGACAGACCTCTGCTTTGttgtcaaaaaaataaataaacaaataaagaacgctgtcactgctgtgtagATCTCAGTTACTCACTGACCCTGGTGTTCCTCTGCTTCAAGGCTGCCACAAAGGAAAGCAATGCAGAGGAGCGCCTCACCCCGGTGGTACTCGCCCAGCAGGCGGCCcagctcaaacagcagctggtttcTGCCCATCTCGACTCGCTGCTGGGACCACAGGCACACATCAACCTGGCTGACCCAGATGGAGCGCTGGCCAGGTAAGCTGAGAAAGGGTGGGGGGGGTAAACAATAAAGCAGGAGGATGAGCATCTGGAATCTGAAACCTGAAGCTACAGACCCTGACAGAGTGATGAGCTGGTAGGCGGGGGCAGGATGGAAAGtatgagaggaaaaagaaatagaGAGAGTCCATAATATATGGTTGGAGAGAAGGGCAGGAGCATTAACTTTACTGAGCCTTGGACTAAAACCCAGATATAAGGAGTGAGAGAGTAATAAGGGCAAGGCAGTACAGCTGGTGTCAACTGCTCACATAAATCCCACCGACCGCTCTGTGGCACTACCTGGGGAGCACAAGAACTGATGGACAGATGATTGAGGAAGGAAATAAAAACTGGAGAAGGtgagagaaggtggagagagCATAAAAACATACTGTTACAACCGGCAAAGAGGCAGTTACACTCGTGAGAGGAGGGTGTTGTGAAAAGATCCAAGCTCACCTTGACCTTGCAGTTCACGACAGGGCCCGAAATGATTGGTGCCAGTAGAGAGGGAGGGCACGGCAGCACGTGGGGCTGATCGCAATATTGAACATATAATCCTTTTGTGTCTCCTTATCCTTTCCTCCCACAGGCGTCTGCTCACCCAGCTGGAAGCGGCCAAGGGCAGCCGTGGCGGCACCGCAGGGGACAGCAAGCCGACGGCGTCCGCTAAGGCCCCAGATGGAGTGGTGCTCTACGAGCTGCACAGCAGACCAGAGCAGGAGAAATTCAATGAGTCTGCCAAGGTAAagtggagagggaggtggatgaATGTGCGGGCAAATGTTTAAGTGGCGCGATCAGCTAGACGCGTTTTGTATTCATTCTCACGAGAGGAATGTCAGAATATTTGATGGCAATGAGCGGGACAAAGGCGGGAAGGTACGTGCGTGGGCGTTCGTGCGTGTCTTGTGGGATGCCGTTGTCACTGCCAGCCATGTGTTGCCTTGTTCTGTCCCTGTAGATGGCGGAATTGGAGAAGCGTCTCGCTGAGCTGGAGATCGCTGTTGGCTCAGGATCAGACAAGCAGGTAcacagtgactcacacacagtcttgacacacacacacgcacatacatacacacacaccctctctaatgcctttctctttcattcacaCTAATTCTGTttatctccttttctctttcactctgacACCAGCAGAATTTTCATGCTCCTGTTGCTGTGTAACCATccacaaagagaaactgaaataaaatcttCCACTTGATGTATGTAAATTATGGGGGTGGCTTCACTGCTTcatgttaaaatgtatttttcctcctttgtgttAATGTTGCAGGGGCCTCTGAGCGCTAGCGTACAAGGAGCCAGTCTGATGGTAAGAAGTCGACTCCCTTCTtttggaaaacactgtgtggagtttgtgtctgtgttcgtaACTCTGTGTATCTGATGTGCAGCCAGAGAACTGGGTCACGCTTCAAATATGACATCAGTTGCTCCAAGTTTGTTTACCGCTGCTGTGCCAGTAGCTAGGGCAAGAACACAAAAGTTTTATCTGCAAGCTTATATTtaacttgtgtgtctgtgcttgtttgtATCAGGACACCATAGAGCTCCTGCAGGCGAGGGTCAGTGCACTGGACTCTGCTACTCTGGATCAAGTGGAGGCCAGACTGCAGGTGACTAATCCATGCGCACCACACAGAAGCCATTTGCAGTTTGATAACATTGatttgtgcagcatttttccCATAGAAACAGGAGTAAAAGTTAAAAAGGTGTTCTTGAAATGAAGCCAAGTACTGAATGGTTGCTGAAACTCAGGGAGGGGAGCCATCCATTTGTTGTGAAATGTTGATAAATacttttgaaaatgtattttcttaaCTTTAAAAATAATCCACACGGTCGGTTTACTTGTGGCGTAGCCCACCGGGTTGACATTAATCTAatcaatgtcttttttttcctctttatgtaTTTGAATGCCTCATTTAAAATCGTACCTTCTCCCCTGTCGTTCAGAGCGTCCTCGGGAAGATGAATGAGATCGCTAAACACAAGGCAGCGATTGAGGACGCTGATACACAAAACAAGGTTTGTAATTCCTGCACATCCAGTCAACACAACATGAACGTTCACTAGAAGCTGACAGGATCCGTCAGCTGGACTAACCAGTAAAGAACAGCATCATACGTATGTTAAATTTGAACTCAGTGCTGTCGTTAACCAGCAGCAGGCACAGCCTTTAAGCAGTCAGAGCCAAACATCAGGCAGTTAGATTCTGAGTCGGTAATGAGTCAAACTTTTTCCGTGTTAGATTCAGCTGAGCGATTTCCAGCCAGCGTTTTCATGTGTCTTAGTCGTTGACTGATTGTTTGAAGTGCTGTACGTGTGAaaggccagcagagggcagggCATGCTAGTGATATCATGATGGTGGATGGTAAAGTCATGCAGTGGAGTTAGTTTTTGATTCATATTGTATATTACTGTTTGATTCTTTGAGAGACTGTGAAGTACTGTGATCGAGATTTACtaaatgagtgtgtgactgGATTACTTGCAAAATGAAGAAGTACAAATGCATTCTTTACTGTTAAACTGTACACTCACAGTAACTGTGTAACCCATGTCTTCAGCCATAAAAAACAGCTGGAACTGGAAAGCAGCATGAGTGATGTTTGTAGCATTCAGTACCACagcactgtgtgactgtgtgtcatAATAATAAATGCAGTATGTATGCAGGATGGACAGAAACCATTCAGTCCTCACACTGCTCAAATGTCGACTACCAAATCATCACAACAGCACTGATTGCTCTATAGGCAGAGGTTCATGATTTTTTTCAATCAGTGTGCATTTCTATAATTAAAAGTATAATCATTACTATCGATCTTGGCTAAAACAAACACGTTCTTCGCGCTGGAGGGCTCTGCCGTGGTGTgaaatgtgcctgtgtgtgtttacctgtcaGGTGTCGCAGCTGTACGACGTGGTGCAGAAGTGGGATGCCATGTCCACTTCTATACCCCAGGTGGTGCAGAGGCTTGTCGCTGTGAAGGAGCTGCATGAGCAAGGTACAGTAACACACAGGAACTGAAGCTGGTTCACAGTGTTTCAGCCCAAGACTTTCTTCAGCTTCAGTCACCAAGCCATGGGACAGTATTAGCTGTTGTGGTAGAGGAGTTTACTGTCACATCACTTAACATTATAGGACTGGTGTACTGGTGTTGAGTAATTGGTTCATACTGCAAATATTGGAATAATATTGCTCTAGGGGCAAATTTCACTCCAATGAGGATGATAAGAATGAAAACTTAATAATATAATTTATGTTCTGTTCTTTTATGTGGGTGAAGAACCTTGAAATGACACCCATGAGAGTTCAAGGAGAGGATATATGTAGGTTAGTGGGGGTGGGGAGTGGGATTAAAGATTCAAAATATGTAGGATGTAGCCACAGAACATAACAGGGTGTGAACCCGGATCATGTTTCAGGCCGCGTCTGTGCTGGGAAGTGATGCTTGGTCTGAAAGATTTGCATTTGCAATGGGAACGTCTGCGTGTGAGACAAAAGATGAAAACTAAGCGGAAATGGGATTCAAAGGGATAATGGAATTAGCCAAAACCATGCCATTCTATTACAACAAAGGGCAAAAAATCAGTGAAAGGGAGCCTCAAAATGGTAATAGAATTACACTAAATCTAGCAATACTGTTAAACAGCCCCTcagggagaaagagatgcaTGATATTATATATCACATTATcatctttttattatttagCACATGAAAGCAGAGCCTTGGCATTAATAGATTATATTGATAATTCATTTCTGAGAGCTGAAAGAGGTCATTTATCATCCAGACTCTGTTCGCTCCGATCTGTCACAGTCTGCAGCTAAAGTGCTCTTCGCTCGATAGAGTTTAGCTGCGctgactttatttttctctgtttttctctcctgatCTTGCTttacagacaaagacagacgagtaaaagaaaataatgtttaATCTTTCAGGCAGTCATTCATCCGTTTCAGATTACAGTTTTCTCTGCTGCCCTTCACTTTAGCTGAGAgcaaaagttgtttttttttaaccacaaatGTGTAACTTTGAGAGCTAATGCTCCATCTTAttactccttctccctctctctttgctcGTGCTTCTCCATTTGACTTCATCCAACCCCGCCGACTTGCAGCCATGCAGTTTGGCCAGCTGCTGACTCACCTGGACACCACTCAGCAGATGATCAACAACTCTCTGAAGGACAACAACACTCTGCTAACACAGGTAGAACTTCAACACAGGTCCTGTCTAACACTGCTGGAGGGTGGAACTTCACTTTAACTATTTTGGCCACTTAAATGTTGACCTCTCGTGTGAGGTACCGTCGGCATGAGGCCAGTTGATGTTTGTCTCAGTGGTGGGTTCACGCAAAAAGATTTCAGACAACACCGTCATGTTGCAGGAACTAATCGCTTTCTGTAGCCAAAGACTTGTTTTTTCAAAGAAGAGAGTGGACAAACTCAACCACTTGGCAAAAACATCTTGCGTGCAGAATAAATGAGTGTAAAACGTGTCCTGTAATACACTTTGGAGTGCGCTTTAAAGCCGAAAATAACAATCTAACAAAGTGCAGCAGCTCCCCATTAGAAGGACAGAGGCTGTCTAAAAAGCCTCTTCTGGGCTCAGTCAATACTCAACCTGTGCTTTCACAGTTCAAGGCTCCTGCCTACACGGTCAAAGCAGTGCCTTGTCAAGTAAAGCATTTCTTTTGATGGTGTTTGTTGAGAGTTAAAATACGAAATCAGAAAagttctgtttttacttttcatagACTTGCACCATTTTCTGAAGTGGCGTCCTCAGGCTTTAGAGGATTATTGAATCTGACGTGAACATGCTttcacagaaaatgtcatttcttttgCAGCAAGCTCAGTTATTCTCTCGCCTCCTGGAACAACATTGCCCTGTAATGACGGCTTTCAGTAGcattttcagtcattatttgtctgttttaacGCCCTGTGAAGTTTACCATGCACATCCATGACagatttgtgtaaatatatttaaCAGGGCTTCAACTAACAACTATTTTTATTATCGGTGAACCTGAAAATGCCCATCACTGCCcacaaattgcttgttttgtgcgAAAAACAGTCAAAGGATATCCCTTTTAAAATGATACAAAACAGCAAGAGCAGCAAATCCACACAAGCcagatgttcagtttacagtgataaatGAGACAAAAGCAGTGAATTCGCACATTCGAGTAGCTGGAAACAGTGAATGTTGACTTTCCTACAATGTGACCAGGTTCCTCCTGCATCCCTGCTTATTTTCCTGCCTCACCTCAAATCATTATCATCAGTCCTTCTCTCCACTCACAGCTTCCTTCCTGCcacttccctctgctctgctctgctccatcAACATGTCTCTCTTGTGCTCCTTCACACATTAACTCTCTCTTACTGCCTTCTCTCTTCCATaacgttttttttctttttccccgTCTTCGCCGCAGGTCCAACAGacaatgaaggaaaacctgGTGGCTGTAGAAGAGAACTTTGCTGCACTAGATCAGAGGATGAAGAAGCTCTCCAAATAAACGGAGGCAGAGTTTGGTCCGGTCCAGGAGAGTGTAGAACATGGACAAATAAGAGTTGGCTGGAGAGCACAGAGGGGGGATTTGGGCTTTCACTCTGTCCTTTCTGGCCgttcctctcttgctctctaCTTCGCCTCTGCCTTTTTTTCACTAAGTGGAATGTTTAGAAAGATGGAAAAGATggattaacaaaaaaaaaaaaggagaccaAATGTCCTTGTCCAccctcatttcctcttcctctctcttgcaTCAAATTGAtatccactgaaaacacatttgtctaCTCTATACATGCCACTGATTGCAGTCCCCTGTTAAGCTTGTTAAGTTTTGGACTGGATTGTTTTTATAATTATTGGTATTAAATATAAGAAATTCCTCCATTTCCTTTGGAACCTCACACTAATTCTGGATTTGTACTGTACACTTTGGTCAGATTATATGGATCACGGTAATGTTGGGTTGATGGATGACGCATTGAACATGTTGTCAGCTGTGTAAAAAGGAAATCAGGATCATAGTGTTGTAGCAGGAGCACGTCTGTGCGAGTGTCAGGGCCAAGTCACAGAAGGAAAGCTTGTAAATATGCCTGTGTACCTTATTGTTTCTTCACGCTCAGTCGCTTGTAACTATATTATTATGACTGAGATCAGACACCACAGACAAACTTTTAATCTGCTTTGTCATTGCCTACAAGTCAACTGTATTGTACATCTGTGGTCATGGAAACTgatcaataaaacaaagtgCGATAAGATTGGCtcgtttttttttgtgacatgaAAATCACTTTTTTAATGATTACTAATCGTTGACACGGCTGCCCACctcttaaaaataaaactactaTTGTTACACAAGTCTTTTTGGCAGTTTTATGGATTACGTGGCCATGTGTTTCCAGGTGCCtgaacagtttgacaaacaccACATGAATGAAGGGATGATGTAAGATTACATGTTAAGTAATGAGTCAAAAGCTGCTGGTGTTGCGAAATACAGCTGTGATATTCTgtcatgtaaaaacatgttttatagaGAAGGATATGTTTGAAAATCATATTTGCCTTTTTAATTAATCTCTAATCTGGTGCACCTACACGcttaaaatcttaaaaataataataattaaaaaaaaatagctcctttgtgttttcttggaATTAATTGTTATGCCCATGTATgaacactagatggcagcacagCATCTAATAAAAAGGTCCAGCTCACTGTACAGTTTTTCAGCTCTCAAAGAGACCAAATAGATTCCATCAGTGAAAATTATTCTGCCAACGTATTTCTGTCCctgcagaaatacattttatcaCACTCCTAACAACCTTGTAGCGTTGGTTATCCCTAAAAAACAAGTGACTTGACATTCTTGGCCAACTGAATTTCAAATAGGAAGAGCTAAATTTAGACAATgtgaaaactgcatttaaaaaagtGCTTGAAAACTTGAAGTGAACAAGAGATTAGGGGCCAACGTCCCCGGTTCACATGTCGGCTAGCGATTCTGGATAAGACCACTGTCCTGAAGGATTGAATGGCAAATGTTCTTTTCCCATCGTGCCCACAACCGCAGTTCTACTTGACAGTGAATGAAGACTTACGGCCGAGTGAGACACCAAGGACAGCTAGTCTTTGGCATTCACAGAGTAAATTAACATAAGACACTCCATGAATTTCCCTGAGAGGTCAACCTCGAATCCTTCTGGCATTAGCAGGTTTATCCAAACAAAGCGCTCATCTCGCTCATGTTTGATGTCAGCTGATGGCATTGGGGACAGTGGCAGGCAGGTAAGGATCAGGTGTTCCTGATGAGTCATCCAGACACAGCGCACTGTAGTCCAGAGGTCAGTTACATAAAAGCCTTTTGGACGTGTGCTTGTGGCCAATTTGTCTGCGGATTTCTCCTTTAGCTGAGTTTTACAGCTGCATCTTATCGCCTGCgtcacatttttattattatttcagagAAGATTAAGTGCTG includes the following:
- the dctn2 gene encoding dynactin subunit 2, which produces MADPKYANLPGIAFNEPDVYETGDLPEDDQAQFESEELCSDSVERIVVNPNAAYDKFKDKHVTTKGLDFSDRISKSRRVGYESGEYEILGEGCGVKETPQQKYQRLVNEIQELTQEVDTIQAATKESNAEERLTPVVLAQQAAQLKQQLVSAHLDSLLGPQAHINLADPDGALARRLLTQLEAAKGSRGGTAGDSKPTASAKAPDGVVLYELHSRPEQEKFNESAKMAELEKRLAELEIAVGSGSDKQGPLSASVQGASLMDTIELLQARVSALDSATLDQVEARLQSVLGKMNEIAKHKAAIEDADTQNKVSQLYDVVQKWDAMSTSIPQVVQRLVAVKELHEQAMQFGQLLTHLDTTQQMINNSLKDNNTLLTQVQQTMKENLVAVEENFAALDQRMKKLSK